From Streptomyces sp. NBC_00370, a single genomic window includes:
- the glmM gene encoding phosphoglucosamine mutase — MGRLFGTDGVRGVANADLTAELALGLSVAAAHVLGEVGTFEGHRPTAVVGRDPRASGEFLEAAVVAGLASAGVDVLRVGVLPTPAVAYLTGVLGADLGVVLSASHNAMPDNGIKFFARGGHKLADELEDRIEAAYRDAVSVESVVHHTGPSWKRPIGAGVGRVRTYDEGFDRYVAHLIGVLPNRLDGLTVVLDEAHGAAARVSPEAFARAGAEVITIGAEPDGLNINDGCGSTHLDQLKAAVVEHGADLGIAHDGDADRCLAVDAAGEEVDGDQILAVLALAMREAGTLRGNAVVGTVMSNLGFKIAMEREGIELVQTGVGDRYVLESMKEHGYALGGEQSGHVIVLDHATTGDGTLTGLMLAARVAATGRTLTDLAGVMRRLPQVLVNVPDVDKSRVDTSAELATAVAEAERELGETGRVLLRPSGTEPLVRVMVEAADIEQARSVAGRLADVVKSALG, encoded by the coding sequence GTGGGACGACTCTTCGGCACGGACGGCGTGCGCGGTGTCGCCAACGCCGATCTGACGGCGGAGCTCGCGCTCGGGCTGTCGGTCGCTGCGGCGCATGTGCTCGGCGAGGTGGGGACGTTCGAGGGGCATCGGCCCACCGCCGTCGTCGGGCGTGATCCACGCGCCTCGGGGGAATTCCTCGAAGCCGCTGTGGTGGCCGGACTCGCGAGCGCGGGTGTGGACGTTCTGCGCGTCGGTGTGCTGCCCACCCCCGCGGTGGCGTATCTCACCGGCGTGCTGGGCGCCGACCTCGGCGTCGTGCTGTCGGCCAGCCACAACGCCATGCCCGACAACGGCATCAAGTTCTTCGCGCGCGGCGGCCACAAACTGGCCGACGAGCTGGAGGACCGCATCGAGGCCGCGTACCGGGACGCCGTGTCCGTGGAGAGCGTGGTGCACCACACCGGGCCCTCCTGGAAGCGGCCCATCGGCGCAGGCGTCGGCCGGGTCCGTACGTACGACGAGGGCTTCGACCGGTACGTCGCCCACCTCATCGGGGTGCTGCCGAACCGGCTCGACGGGCTCACCGTCGTCCTGGACGAGGCGCACGGCGCGGCTGCCCGGGTCTCGCCCGAGGCGTTCGCGCGGGCCGGGGCCGAGGTCATCACCATCGGCGCCGAGCCGGACGGGCTCAACATCAACGACGGGTGCGGCTCCACGCACCTGGACCAGCTGAAGGCCGCCGTCGTCGAACACGGCGCCGACCTCGGTATCGCGCACGACGGCGACGCCGACCGCTGCCTCGCCGTGGACGCGGCGGGCGAAGAGGTCGACGGCGACCAGATCCTCGCCGTCCTGGCGCTCGCCATGCGCGAGGCCGGCACGCTGCGCGGGAACGCCGTGGTCGGCACGGTCATGTCGAACCTCGGCTTCAAGATCGCGATGGAGCGCGAGGGCATCGAGCTGGTCCAGACGGGCGTCGGCGACCGTTACGTGCTGGAGTCGATGAAGGAGCACGGCTACGCCCTCGGCGGCGAGCAGTCGGGCCATGTCATCGTCCTCGACCACGCGACGACCGGCGACGGCACGCTCACCGGGCTGATGCTCGCGGCGCGCGTCGCCGCCACCGGACGTACGCTGACCGACCTCGCCGGCGTCATGCGGCGGCTGCCGCAGGTGCTGGTGAACGTGCCGGACGTCGACAAGTCGCGCGTCGACACCTCCGCCGAGCTGGCGACCGCGGTCGCCGAGGCGGAGCGGGAGCTGGGCGAGACGGGCCGCGTGCTGCTGCGCCCCTCCGGGACCGAGCCGCTGGTACGGGTCATGGTCGAGGCCGCCGACATCGAGCAGGCCCGGTCCGTCGCCGGCCGCCTCGCCGACGTCGTCAAGTCCGCCCTGGGGTGA
- a CDS encoding cytochrome P450 family protein encodes MDTDPQRVLIDPTGRDLPGETARLRELGTAVPIALPGNVPAWAVTRHAALRTLLLDPKVSKDPGHWTLWTDGTIHADPATHWLYGWIGVDNMFTAYGPDHRRLRTLVSPAFTARRTEAMRPRVQRITDTLVAELAAVPDGASVDLVADYAHPLPMRFICELFGLPEELHADTARLVNVIVTTTAPPAEVAAAMGEFQEMLGTFVAAKRLNPGDDLTSDLIAARADDNDHLAEKELIDTLVLILGAGHETTVHFIGNTVAALFSHPQYRDQLAAGELTWRQITDEVLRWAPPVANLPLRYATADIEVDGTVIPAGEAILTTYAATSWDPEQHGDDAHVFDPHRRQRDNLGFGTGVHRCIGAPLAQLEASIALPALYERFPDMTAAYGTEEAVTHESFIMYGYPRLPVRLSK; translated from the coding sequence ATGGACACCGACCCCCAGCGCGTCCTGATCGACCCGACAGGCCGCGATCTGCCCGGCGAGACGGCGCGGTTACGGGAGTTGGGCACGGCCGTGCCCATAGCGCTGCCCGGGAACGTACCGGCGTGGGCCGTCACCCGGCACGCCGCCCTGCGTACGCTGCTGCTCGACCCGAAGGTCAGCAAGGACCCGGGCCACTGGACGCTGTGGACGGACGGGACCATCCACGCCGACCCGGCGACGCACTGGCTGTACGGCTGGATTGGCGTCGACAACATGTTCACCGCCTACGGCCCCGACCACCGCAGGCTGCGCACGCTCGTCTCCCCCGCGTTCACCGCACGCAGGACCGAGGCGATGCGGCCCCGCGTCCAGCGCATCACCGACACCCTCGTCGCGGAGCTGGCCGCCGTACCGGACGGCGCGAGCGTCGACCTCGTCGCCGACTACGCGCACCCGCTGCCGATGCGCTTCATCTGCGAACTGTTCGGCCTGCCAGAGGAGTTGCACGCCGACACGGCCCGCCTGGTGAACGTGATCGTGACCACGACCGCGCCGCCGGCCGAAGTGGCCGCCGCCATGGGCGAGTTCCAGGAGATGCTCGGCACGTTCGTCGCGGCCAAACGGCTGAACCCCGGGGACGACCTGACCAGCGACCTGATCGCCGCTCGGGCCGACGACAACGACCATCTCGCCGAGAAGGAACTGATCGACACGCTCGTGCTGATCCTGGGCGCGGGACACGAGACGACCGTCCACTTCATCGGCAACACCGTGGCCGCGCTGTTCAGCCACCCGCAGTACCGCGACCAGCTGGCGGCAGGCGAGTTGACGTGGCGTCAGATAACCGACGAGGTGCTGCGCTGGGCGCCGCCGGTCGCCAATCTGCCGCTGCGCTACGCGACCGCCGACATCGAGGTCGACGGCACGGTCATCCCGGCGGGCGAGGCGATTCTCACCACGTACGCGGCGACGAGCTGGGACCCCGAGCAACACGGCGACGACGCGCATGTGTTCGACCCGCACCGCAGGCAGCGGGACAACCTCGGCTTCGGCACGGGCGTGCACCGCTGCATCGGCGCGCCGCTGGCGCAGCTCGAAGCGAGCATCGCGCTGCCCGCGCTGTACGAGCGCTTCCCCGACATGACGGCGGCGTACGGGACGGAAGAGGCCGTCACGCACGAGTCGTTCATCATGTACGGCTACCCGAGGCTGCCGGTGAGACTGAGCAAGTAG
- a CDS encoding cytochrome P450, whose product MTTHATPAPAAGPAPELPALYGPEYAADAYGLYRRLRARGKVVPAEIAPGVRAMLVTDLDTALEVLHGTDLWSKDPRTWEAAHLAPDSPVRGMLGYRRNPMFTDGEEHARYRGAVSDCLARFEPHILRAMVQRSADRLIQGFAARGECDLVAEFAMGLPVLLFNEMFGFPDKESDRLVGALTDLTSVHEETAQAAYLTFAGYIGDLVSLKLREPGRDLTSWLLSHSANLTTEEVTEELILTIGAAHEPTSGLIGNSLHRMLTDDRYYSTLTDGALTVHDAIRVVLWHQSPAANYGAHFARKDTVLGGVRVKADELVLISFAAINDAGAPERPEEPGNGGRSHLAFSAGPHACPAKDPSVQIAATAVEQLTSWLPTLELAVPADELVWRPNGFLRGLAALPVRFTPIHPDQVGTTPWTPTPSAS is encoded by the coding sequence GTGACGACGCACGCCACCCCCGCCCCCGCCGCAGGACCCGCCCCCGAACTGCCCGCCCTCTACGGCCCCGAGTACGCGGCGGACGCCTACGGCCTCTACCGGCGGCTGCGGGCCCGCGGCAAGGTCGTCCCCGCCGAGATCGCCCCGGGCGTACGGGCGATGCTGGTGACCGACCTCGACACGGCGCTGGAGGTGCTGCACGGCACCGACCTGTGGTCCAAGGACCCGCGCACCTGGGAAGCGGCCCATCTCGCCCCCGATTCGCCGGTGCGGGGCATGCTCGGCTACCGCAGGAACCCGATGTTCACGGACGGCGAGGAACACGCCCGCTACCGGGGCGCCGTCTCCGACTGCCTCGCCCGTTTCGAGCCGCACATACTGCGCGCCATGGTGCAGCGCAGCGCCGACCGGCTCATCCAGGGGTTCGCCGCCAGGGGTGAGTGCGACCTCGTCGCGGAGTTCGCGATGGGCCTGCCCGTCCTGCTGTTCAACGAGATGTTCGGCTTCCCCGACAAGGAGAGCGACCGGCTGGTCGGCGCGCTGACCGACCTCACCAGCGTGCACGAGGAGACGGCGCAGGCCGCGTATCTCACCTTCGCCGGTTACATCGGTGATCTGGTCTCGCTCAAACTTCGCGAGCCGGGACGGGACTTGACCTCCTGGCTGCTGTCCCACTCGGCGAACCTCACCACGGAGGAAGTCACCGAGGAGCTGATCCTCACCATCGGCGCCGCCCACGAACCCACCAGCGGGCTGATCGGCAACAGCCTGCACCGCATGCTGACCGACGACCGGTACTACAGCACCCTCACCGACGGCGCCCTGACCGTGCACGACGCGATCCGGGTCGTGCTCTGGCACCAGTCGCCGGCCGCCAACTACGGCGCCCACTTCGCCCGTAAGGACACCGTCCTCGGCGGGGTGCGGGTCAAGGCCGACGAACTCGTACTGATCTCGTTCGCCGCGATCAACGACGCCGGCGCACCCGAGCGGCCGGAGGAACCCGGCAACGGCGGCCGCTCGCATCTGGCGTTCTCGGCGGGCCCGCACGCGTGCCCGGCGAAGGACCCCAGCGTGCAAATCGCGGCGACCGCCGTCGAGCAGCTGACGTCCTGGCTGCCCACCCTCGAACTGGCCGTCCCGGCGGACGAGTTGGTGTGGCGCCCGAACGGCTTCCTGCGCGGTCTCGCCGCCCTGCCGGTGCGCTTCACCCCCATCCACCCCGACCAGGTAGGGACCACACCATGGACACCGACCCCCAGCGCGTCCTGA
- a CDS encoding GTP-binding protein yields the protein MRSSEPSPSPDAASAGHPAPDYLPSNALMLKVVVTGPLAVGKTTFVSTVSEIKSRHTEERMTQAGALVDQLDGYRADGEAAKTHTTVGTDFGRLTLDERMVLYLFGSPGQQRFRVLWDDLVRGALGVLVLVDTSRLEAAFEVMDMVEAADVPYAVGVNRFPTSPVHSLGSVRAALDLSPGTPLISVDARDRDECLDTLIAMTRHVLAPLESV from the coding sequence ATGCGCTCCAGCGAGCCAAGTCCGTCTCCTGACGCCGCGTCGGCCGGCCATCCGGCACCCGACTACCTGCCGTCGAACGCGCTGATGCTGAAGGTCGTCGTGACGGGCCCGCTGGCGGTCGGCAAAACCACCTTCGTCAGCACCGTCTCCGAGATCAAGAGCCGGCACACCGAGGAGCGGATGACCCAGGCGGGCGCGCTGGTCGACCAGTTGGACGGGTACCGGGCCGACGGGGAAGCGGCCAAGACCCACACCACCGTCGGCACGGACTTCGGCCGGCTGACGCTGGACGAGCGCATGGTGCTGTATCTGTTCGGCAGCCCGGGTCAGCAGCGGTTCCGGGTGCTGTGGGACGACCTGGTGCGCGGCGCCCTCGGCGTGCTCGTCCTCGTCGACACGAGCCGGCTGGAGGCCGCCTTCGAGGTGATGGACATGGTCGAGGCCGCCGACGTGCCGTACGCGGTCGGTGTCAACCGCTTCCCCACCTCGCCCGTGCACAGCCTGGGCAGCGTACGGGCCGCGCTCGACCTGTCCCCCGGCACCCCGCTGATCAGCGTCGACGCGCGGGACCGCGACGAATGCCTGGACACCCTGATCGCCATGACCCGGCACGTCTTAGCCCCGTTGGAGTCAGTGTGA
- a CDS encoding DUF742 domain-containing protein, with the protein MTAGRVPRPLVRPYVETDGKARTDRYSLERITLLHRVSDEVPPGLSDKQREAMDLLGGGALTLVETASCLRMPVSLSKVVLADLIASGCVLARPPVPQAARHDPDLLRKVLDALQRAKSVS; encoded by the coding sequence ATGACAGCGGGCCGGGTGCCGAGGCCTTTGGTGCGGCCTTATGTCGAGACCGACGGCAAGGCCCGGACCGATCGTTACTCCCTCGAACGCATAACGCTGCTGCACCGCGTGAGCGACGAGGTCCCGCCGGGTCTGAGCGACAAGCAGCGCGAGGCCATGGACCTGCTCGGCGGCGGCGCCCTGACCCTGGTCGAGACGGCCTCCTGTCTGCGGATGCCGGTGTCCCTCTCGAAGGTGGTGCTGGCGGATCTGATCGCGTCGGGCTGTGTGCTCGCGCGGCCCCCGGTGCCGCAGGCGGCGCGGCACGACCCCGACCTCCTGAGAAAGGTGCTCGATGCGCTCCAGCGAGCCAAGTCCGTCTCCTGA
- a CDS encoding roadblock/LC7 domain-containing protein has translation MTTAARHPRLRTTEETMSWVLDPLTEIPHVRHAVVLTTDGLIEGRSADLPRADAEGASAMLASIMSASRGLLGAYEGSAGASPVRQVVIEGHDGYAFLTSAGENTVISVYADIDVDLGVVAHEVQVQVKKLRRAMDSPPRETGAAGTGVTGTGAAGTGVTGTGAADTVS, from the coding sequence ATGACGACCGCAGCGCGCCACCCCAGGCTCCGTACGACCGAGGAGACCATGTCGTGGGTCCTCGATCCGCTGACCGAGATCCCGCATGTGCGGCACGCCGTCGTCCTGACCACCGACGGACTGATCGAGGGCCGCTCGGCCGATCTGCCGAGGGCCGACGCCGAAGGCGCGTCCGCCATGCTGGCGAGCATCATGTCCGCGTCGCGCGGGCTGCTCGGGGCGTACGAGGGCTCGGCGGGCGCCAGTCCCGTACGGCAGGTCGTCATCGAGGGCCATGACGGGTACGCCTTCCTCACCAGCGCGGGCGAGAACACCGTCATCTCGGTCTACGCCGACATCGACGTGGACCTGGGCGTCGTGGCCCACGAAGTGCAGGTGCAGGTCAAGAAGTTGCGCCGCGCGATGGACAGCCCGCCGCGCGAGACCGGCGCCGCCGGTACGGGTGTGACCGGCACCGGCGCGGCCGGTACAGGCGTGACCGGCACCGGCGCGGCGGACACCGTGTCATGA
- a CDS encoding ATP-binding protein produces the protein MPRLSRQTIREQEQLQDRLEREIAALKGELAQRDDTLRAIVGELHHLSAVRLPESVMSTAHPRVHVPGLLDNRLAGGDVDRLLTQLMQQAAQFVVDERRRGDEAAKAVMRGVMGKLQAQHYRQQTFVQSMQERYDHPDVAQDLVRLDELNERNLRLVQGLAVVCGRWPGLAREDSPVQDIVKSATGRVVGYQRVARSSYQVRGRLAVTARAVEPLAMILAELLDNALSHSPSNVDVEVAVKHGASGCTFFVTDWGLGMSAEELRRANGLASGELGQLLTDLEGEPPGIGLPVVGAIARQYGFHTVLEPSPYSHGLRAAVLVPEPLLVTIEDRYVEDPYEEPAVLPAQRETYEPGPGAVPSTAPSAVSSTVSSAGLDGLGGFGVLESPAAEPGHDEHARSALPQRRALRRRAAEGQAPPDQGSWAQPPGGWEQGDPAIHTHADDHPPLPPLQLAEQAGFPEPDGPSPAESRNRWAALQLGTAAGRAADDEHAVEERGTHS, from the coding sequence ATGCCGCGCCTGTCACGGCAGACGATCCGCGAGCAGGAACAGCTCCAGGACCGGCTGGAGCGCGAGATCGCGGCGCTGAAGGGCGAGTTGGCCCAGCGGGACGACACCCTGCGGGCGATCGTCGGTGAACTGCACCATCTGAGCGCCGTACGGCTGCCGGAGTCGGTGATGTCCACCGCCCACCCCCGCGTCCATGTCCCCGGACTGCTCGACAACCGCCTCGCGGGCGGCGACGTCGACCGGCTCCTCACCCAACTGATGCAGCAGGCGGCCCAGTTCGTCGTGGACGAACGGCGCAGGGGCGACGAGGCGGCCAAGGCCGTGATGCGCGGCGTCATGGGCAAGCTCCAGGCCCAGCACTACCGCCAGCAGACCTTCGTACAGAGCATGCAGGAGCGCTACGACCATCCGGACGTGGCCCAGGACCTGGTCAGGCTCGACGAGCTGAACGAACGCAACCTCCGGCTGGTCCAGGGCCTCGCCGTGGTGTGCGGCCGGTGGCCGGGTCTCGCGCGGGAGGACTCCCCCGTCCAGGACATCGTCAAGAGCGCCACCGGCCGGGTCGTCGGCTACCAGCGCGTCGCCCGGTCGAGTTACCAGGTCAGGGGCCGGCTGGCGGTGACGGCTCGGGCCGTCGAACCGCTCGCGATGATCCTCGCCGAACTGCTCGACAACGCGCTCAGCCACTCGCCCAGCAACGTGGACGTGGAGGTCGCCGTCAAACACGGCGCCAGCGGCTGCACGTTCTTCGTCACCGACTGGGGACTCGGCATGAGCGCCGAGGAGTTGCGGCGCGCCAACGGCCTGGCCTCGGGCGAGCTGGGGCAGTTGCTCACCGACCTGGAGGGCGAGCCGCCCGGTATCGGCCTGCCGGTGGTCGGCGCCATCGCCCGGCAGTACGGCTTCCACACGGTGCTCGAACCGTCCCCGTACAGCCACGGGCTGCGTGCGGCCGTGCTCGTACCCGAGCCGCTGCTCGTGACGATCGAGGACCGGTACGTCGAGGACCCGTACGAGGAACCCGCCGTCCTCCCCGCGCAGCGCGAGACGTACGAGCCCGGTCCCGGCGCCGTTCCGTCGACCGCTCCCTCGGCCGTTTCCTCGACCGTTTCTTCGGCCGGTCTGGACGGGCTCGGCGGCTTCGGCGTCCTGGAGAGCCCGGCCGCCGAGCCGGGCCACGACGAGCACGCCCGCAGCGCGCTGCCGCAGCGGCGGGCGCTGCGCAGACGGGCGGCCGAGGGGCAGGCGCCGCCGGACCAAGGCAGCTGGGCGCAGCCACCGGGCGGCTGGGAGCAGGGGGATCCGGCGATACACACGCACGCCGACGACCACCCCCCGCTGCCGCCGCTCCAACTCGCCGAGCAGGCCGGATTCCCCGAGCCTGACGGGCCGAGCCCGGCGGAGAGCCGGAACCGGTGGGCGGCGCTCCAGCTGGGCACGGCGGCGGGCCGCGCCGCCGACGACGAACACGCAGTCGAAGAACGGGGAACCCACTCATGA
- the coaA gene encoding type I pantothenate kinase, which yields MNSAPHTSQRRAEHGPTPYVDLTRAEWSALRDKTPLPLTADEVERLRGLGDVIDLDEVRDVYLPLSRLLNLYVQATAGLRGALNTFLGEAGGGHGAQRGTPFVIGVAGSVAVGKSTVARLLQALLARWPEHPRVQRITTDGFLLPMKELQARGLMARKGFPESYDRRALTRFVADIKAGKDEVTAPVYSHLIYDIVPGELLTVRRPDILIVEGLNVLQPALPGQDGRTRVALADYFDFSVYVDARADDVEAWYLNRFRKLRETAFQDPSSYFRKYTQVSEEESLDYARTMWRTVNRPNLLENVAPTRGRATLVLRKGPDHKVQRLSLRKL from the coding sequence ATCAATTCAGCTCCACACACCTCTCAGCGCCGGGCCGAGCACGGGCCGACCCCCTACGTCGACCTCACCCGCGCCGAGTGGAGCGCGCTGCGCGACAAGACGCCGCTGCCGCTGACGGCCGACGAGGTGGAGCGGTTGCGCGGGCTCGGTGACGTGATCGACCTCGACGAGGTGCGGGACGTCTATCTGCCGCTGTCCCGGCTGCTGAACCTGTACGTGCAGGCGACGGCCGGGCTGCGCGGCGCCCTCAACACCTTCCTCGGCGAGGCGGGCGGCGGCCACGGCGCGCAGCGCGGCACGCCCTTCGTCATAGGGGTCGCGGGCAGTGTGGCGGTGGGCAAGTCGACCGTGGCGCGGCTCCTGCAGGCGCTGCTGGCGCGCTGGCCCGAACACCCGCGCGTCCAGCGGATCACCACGGACGGTTTCCTGCTGCCGATGAAGGAGCTGCAGGCGCGCGGGCTGATGGCGCGGAAGGGCTTCCCCGAGTCGTACGACCGGCGGGCGCTGACGCGGTTCGTGGCCGACATCAAGGCCGGCAAGGACGAGGTGACCGCGCCGGTCTACTCGCATCTGATCTACGACATCGTGCCGGGCGAACTGCTGACCGTACGGCGCCCGGACATCCTGATCGTGGAGGGGCTGAACGTCCTCCAGCCGGCCCTGCCGGGCCAGGACGGCAGGACCAGGGTCGCTCTGGCGGACTACTTCGACTTCAGCGTGTACGTCGATGCCCGCGCGGACGACGTGGAGGCCTGGTATCTCAACCGCTTCCGCAAATTGCGCGAAACGGCGTTCCAGGACCCTTCTTCGTACTTCCGGAAATACACCCAGGTTTCCGAGGAAGAGTCGCTGGACTACGCACGCACGATGTGGCGAACCGTCAACCGGCCGAACCTGCTCGAAAATGTCGCGCCGACCCGCGGTCGCGCCACGCTGGTGCTGCGCAAGGGCCCTGACCACAAGGTACAGCGGTTGTCGCTGCGCAAACTCTGA